From one Bernardetia sp. genomic stretch:
- the queA gene encoding tRNA preQ1(34) S-adenosylmethionine ribosyltransferase-isomerase QueA — protein sequence MKTPGYKSTKRYKLSSFKFDLPQELTAKYPTDNRDDSRLMVVHRDTGVIEHKMFKDVLDYFGEGDKMIINDTMVFPARLYGYKEKTNAKIEVFLLRELNPTSHLWDVLVDPARKIRVGNKLFFGEGELVAEVIDNTTSRGRTIRFLYDGEPEEFYKTLEELGETPLPREIGREAEESDKERYQTIFAQKKGAVAAPTAGLHFTPQLQKRLQLQGTSFHPITLHLGLGMFRQVEVEDLTKHKMDSENFEVGEETVQAVNEAIDNKKKICAVGTTSLRALESSVSANEHLKPNSGWTDKFIFPPYDFKICNALISNFHYPQSTLLMMNCAFGGYDLVMEAYELAIKEKYRFFSYGDAMLII from the coding sequence ATCAAAACACCTGGTTACAAATCTACAAAACGCTACAAATTATCGTCATTCAAATTTGACCTACCTCAAGAACTAACGGCAAAATACCCTACTGATAATCGTGATGATTCTCGTCTTATGGTTGTTCATCGTGATACAGGCGTTATTGAACACAAAATGTTTAAAGATGTATTAGACTATTTTGGGGAGGGCGACAAGATGATTATCAACGACACAATGGTTTTTCCTGCTCGTCTGTATGGCTACAAAGAAAAAACAAATGCCAAAATTGAGGTTTTTTTATTAAGAGAACTCAACCCAACCTCTCACCTTTGGGATGTACTTGTCGACCCAGCTCGTAAAATCAGAGTAGGCAACAAACTCTTTTTTGGTGAAGGAGAACTGGTAGCAGAAGTTATTGATAACACCACTTCAAGAGGAAGAACTATTCGTTTTCTATACGATGGCGAACCCGAAGAATTTTATAAAACGCTAGAAGAATTAGGAGAAACTCCTCTGCCTCGTGAAATTGGTAGAGAAGCAGAAGAATCTGATAAAGAACGTTATCAGACTATTTTTGCACAGAAAAAAGGAGCAGTAGCTGCGCCTACGGCTGGTCTTCACTTTACCCCTCAACTACAAAAAAGATTGCAGTTGCAGGGAACAAGTTTTCATCCGATTACGCTTCATTTAGGATTGGGAATGTTTCGTCAAGTGGAGGTAGAAGACTTGACAAAACACAAAATGGATTCTGAAAACTTTGAAGTAGGTGAAGAAACTGTACAAGCTGTTAATGAAGCCATTGATAATAAGAAGAAAATATGTGCTGTCGGAACAACTTCTTTGCGTGCTTTAGAATCTTCTGTTTCTGCTAACGAACACTTGAAACCTAATAGTGGCTGGACAGACAAATTTATCTTCCCACCTTACGATTTCAAAATCTGTAATGCACTCATTTCAAACTTCCATTATCCACAATCTACATTACTGATGATGAATTGTGCTTTTGGTGGTTATGATTTAGTAATGGAGGCTTACGAACTTGCCATTAAAGAAAAATATCGTTTCTTTAGCTATGGCGATGCGATGCTGATTATTTAA
- a CDS encoding TerB family tellurite resistance protein yields MNKERLYDAFGELIYALAMADGLIQPEEIQALNSILKGHPWASQIKWSFDYEASKSINLQDVYKKALDTFTQHGQDEEYAYLIDVLEKVAKASDGIDKNEAQFIERFQKDLKENFIIEMEKRQLI; encoded by the coding sequence ATGAATAAAGAACGCTTATATGATGCTTTTGGGGAACTTATTTATGCCCTTGCTATGGCAGACGGACTCATTCAGCCAGAAGAAATCCAAGCCTTAAACAGTATTTTGAAAGGTCATCCTTGGGCATCGCAGATAAAATGGTCATTTGACTATGAAGCAAGTAAAAGTATAAACTTACAGGATGTCTATAAAAAGGCTTTAGATACATTTACTCAACACGGACAAGATGAAGAATATGCTTACCTCATCGATGTTTTAGAAAAAGTAGCCAAAGCAAGTGATGGAATAGATAAAAATGAAGCTCAATTTATAGAACGTTTTCAAAAAGACTTAAAAGAAAATTTTATTATAGAAATGGAAAAAAGACAGCTTATTTAG